The genomic region ACCAGCAGCAGTTCACTATTTTTCTTGATAAATTTCGACTGTATGGAATTGATCTGGTAGTCACTGAAAAGAAGTTCGTCAATATATATTTCAGGATAATTCAAAGTTTGGCATGTTCTCTATATATTTGTAACAATATCAATAATTGTGCATTGTGCATAATGTTTATATCAATAATCGCTTGATTTCtgaaaaatattctaaatttctaaaagttgAGTTCATACAGTATCTGTCAAGGATGCATCTATAtcccattttttcattttgtacaTGCAGGATGCAGACGCTGAGGGCTCAATTTTTCATAATGCAACTTTGCGAGAGTATAAAATGAATACTTGATTCCCTTTTTGTTACAGTTTTTAATTATCTGAGGACTGCgttcttattaattttattttgccTAGGAAGATGTGAATTTACTGGAGCAAACCTTCGTGGGGCCTTATTAGCAGCTGCTAATCTCCAGAGTGCCAATTTACAAGGCAAGTTTCTTTTATCACTGTACATTTCTCTATAACACTAAAGCATTGTAATATGGttctatttctttaaaatctCCCAAACATAAGTGATCATCGGTCttcatgaaattatatttgttatcCGATGACCCAATCAAAGTAATTGttaacttcttttctttttaatagaaaaggCTATGGTGCATATTATTTGCTTCCATTAACATTTCTACTATACCCTCTGAAGTCTTTCATGTCAAACTGCAGATGCTTGTTTGGTGGATTGCAGCTTCTGCGGAGCAGATTTACGCTCTGCACACCTTCAGGTTCAACACATGTCTTCGATAAGATTTTATATACTCTCGATATTGTTTCTATAATTTTCTTGATTACGAACATTTCATTACGCTCTGCCACACCTTGTCGTATCATGAATCTTTGGATGTCTCTCCACTCCCTTCATTGTTGGTCAATTTCTTCCCTTAGCAGGGAGTTAGGgatattcaaatgaaaaatatacattaaaaacGGTAAGTTACGTCGTAGGAATAACGCTATACCATTGTCACAAAAAATTTCAGGGGGCTGATCTAAGTAGTGCGAACTTAGAGGGAGCTAATCTTGAAGGAGCAAATTTGAAggtaaaatttatatatatatctatagcACTTTGCTTCCTCAtctttagaaacaaaattccgTGACGTCCACTGATTGTAGGGCGCAAAACTTTCAAACGCCAATTTGAGAGGTGCAAACCTACAACGAGCCTATTTGCGATATGTGAATCTTCAAAATACTGTAAGTTCTGGTTGAATTGTAAGATCGTATAGACTTTGTTCGtgttcatttctttttgttcccTCTAAAATTAATAGAATTGTAAGATTGTATAGaaaatctttccatttttcgAACTTTGACTTGACATCTACTTAATTTTACAGCAATTGGAAGGTGCAAGGCTGGATGGGGCAAATTTACTGGGAGCAATCAGATGAACTAGTGTTTAAGGTGTATGATTCAAGGAATATCACTATGCTTTTATAAGTATATAGCATGCATATATANNNNNNNNNNNNNNNNNNNNNNNNNNNNNNNNNNNNNNNNNNNNNNNNNNNNNNNNNNNNNNNNNNNNNNNNNNNNNNNNNNNNNNNNNNNNNNNNNNNNNNNNNNNNNNNNNNNNNNNNNNNNNNNNNNNNNNNNNNNNNNNNNNNNNNNNNNNNNNNNNNNNNNNNNNNNNNNNNNNNNNNNNNNNNNNNNNNNNNNNNNNNNNNNNNNNNNNNNNNNNNNNNNNNNNNNNNNNNNNNNNNNNNNNNNNNNNNNNNNNNNNNNNNNNNNNNNNNNNNNNNNNNNNNNNNNNNNNNNNNNNNNNNNNNNNNNNNNNNNNNNNNNNNNNNNNNNNNNNNNNNNNNNNNNNNNNNNNNNNNNNNNNNNNNNNNNNNNNNNNNNNNNNNNNNNNNNNNNNNNNNNNNNNNNNNNNNNNNNNNNNNNNNNNNNNNNNNNNNNNNNNNNNNNNNNNNNNNNNNNNNNNNNNNNNNNNNNNNNNNNNNNNNNNNNNNNNNNNNNNNNNNNNNNNNNNNNNNNNNNNNNNNNNNNNNNNNNNNNNNNNNNNNNNNNNNNNNNNNNNNNNNNNNNNNNNNNNNNNNNNNNNNNNNNNNNNNNNNNNNNNNNNNNNNNNNNNNNNNNNNNNNNNNNNNNNNNNNNNNNNNNNNNNNNNNNNNNNNNNNNNNNNNNNNNNNNNNNNNNNNNNNNNNNNNNNNNNNNNNNNNNNNNNNNNNNNNNNNNNNNNNNNNNNNNNNNNNNNNNNNNNNNNNNNNNNNNNNNNNNNNNNNNNNNNNNNNNNNNNNNNNNNNNNNNNNNNNNNNNNNNNNNNNNNNNNNNNNNNNNNNNNNNNNNNNNNNNNNNNNNNNNNNNNNNNNNNNNNNNNNNNNNNNNNNNNNNNNNNNNNNNNNNNNNNNNNNNNNNNNNNNNNNNNNNNNNNNNNNNNNNNNN from Cucurbita pepo subsp. pepo cultivar mu-cu-16 unplaced genomic scaffold, ASM280686v2 Cp4.1_scaffold000992, whole genome shotgun sequence harbors:
- the LOC111786077 gene encoding FH protein interacting protein FIP2-like isoform X2; this translates as MQDADAEGSIFHNATLRECEFTGANLRGALLAAANLQSANLQDACLVDCSFCGADLRSAHLQGADLSSANLEGANLEGANLKGAKLSNANLRGANLQRAYLRYVNLQNTQLEGARLDGANLLGAIR
- the LOC111786077 gene encoding FH protein interacting protein FIP2-like isoform X1, producing MHLYPIFSFCTCRMQTLRAQFFIMQLCERRCEFTGANLRGALLAAANLQSANLQDACLVDCSFCGADLRSAHLQGADLSSANLEGANLEGANLKGAKLSNANLRGANLQRAYLRYVNLQNTQLEGARLDGANLLGAIR